Proteins co-encoded in one Novosphingobium sp. PP1Y genomic window:
- a CDS encoding calcium-binding protein, translating into MKPFGYTILSLVAVIACHGPALEGASHKQADVTEGAITEAQFVDSMGVNVHLNFTDGAYARLDRVRDDMRYLGLVHVRTHDGGDTVPLSDYARLASEGLRFNLIATADQMDRNVDFAANLMAQVPGAVVSIEGFNEINNWPVSYRGLHKDEAGRAAQRDLYAKVKAHADLSHLPVLYFTGGEAVSDLSGMADWANVHAYSNNAQQPGPAIRSAFDKYTGRAAKAPRANTEFGNFTLPEGWPEGKPYWANYTQLGIDEVAQAKLVLTAYFEGAESGIRRSYIYELLDEKRDPKGTEPEFHFGLFTFEHRPKAAAKALHRLTGFLAKTRSDRNEGPIGARLKTADGSIGILPLQREDGSLIVALWSRAPFWRWDQTYAGPAQMPTKQVDLVSWFGSGKIKAVAFDPLEDTTVKIKVRGGRNISVAVPNYPILVYLQKG; encoded by the coding sequence ATGAAACCGTTCGGATACACGATCCTGTCACTGGTGGCGGTGATTGCCTGCCACGGCCCGGCGCTTGAAGGCGCAAGCCACAAGCAGGCCGACGTGACCGAAGGCGCAATCACCGAAGCGCAATTCGTCGACTCCATGGGGGTCAATGTCCACCTCAACTTCACCGACGGCGCCTATGCCCGGCTCGACCGGGTTCGCGACGACATGCGCTATCTGGGACTGGTCCACGTGCGGACCCACGACGGCGGCGACACCGTACCGCTCTCCGACTATGCCCGCCTCGCCTCCGAAGGCCTGCGCTTCAACCTGATCGCGACGGCGGACCAGATGGACCGGAACGTCGATTTCGCAGCGAACCTCATGGCCCAGGTCCCCGGAGCGGTCGTGAGTATCGAGGGCTTCAACGAGATCAACAACTGGCCCGTCAGCTATCGCGGCCTGCACAAGGACGAAGCGGGGCGCGCGGCGCAGCGCGATCTCTATGCCAAGGTCAAGGCGCATGCCGACCTTTCGCACCTGCCCGTGCTCTATTTCACGGGCGGAGAAGCGGTTTCGGACCTGTCGGGAATGGCGGACTGGGCGAATGTCCATGCCTATAGCAACAATGCGCAGCAGCCCGGACCGGCGATTCGAAGCGCGTTCGACAAATACACCGGCAGGGCAGCAAAGGCACCGCGCGCCAATACCGAATTCGGCAATTTCACGCTTCCCGAAGGCTGGCCCGAGGGCAAGCCGTACTGGGCCAACTACACGCAGCTCGGCATCGATGAAGTCGCCCAGGCCAAGCTGGTCCTCACCGCCTATTTCGAGGGCGCCGAGAGCGGCATCAGGCGTAGCTACATCTATGAACTGCTGGACGAGAAGCGCGATCCCAAGGGAACGGAGCCGGAATTTCACTTCGGCCTCTTCACTTTCGAACATCGGCCCAAGGCCGCGGCAAAGGCGCTTCACCGCCTGACCGGGTTCCTGGCCAAGACCCGCTCCGACAGGAACGAAGGCCCGATCGGGGCCAGGCTGAAGACGGCGGACGGATCGATCGGCATACTTCCGCTCCAGCGCGAAGATGGCAGCCTGATCGTTGCGCTGTGGAGCCGGGCTCCGTTCTGGCGCTGGGACCAGACTTACGCGGGCCCGGCCCAGATGCCTACGAAGCAGGTGGATCTGGTTTCATGGTTCGGCAGCGGGAAGATCAAGGCCGTGGCTTTCGACCCGCTGGAGGATACGACCGTAAAGATCAAGGTTCGGGGTGGACGCAACATCAGCGTCGCGGTGCCGAACTACCCGATCCTCGTCTATCTCCAGAAGGGGTAG
- a CDS encoding proline dehydrogenase, translated as MREALKSILGPVLKRATSKYVAGETLEDAAELALRAGQQNLRCTLCYWNDGTEDPEIVVREYSRILSLVGEGRINGALAAKLPALKEREDLVEQVVAQARKVGAPVIFDAHAPPQTDDTLKALERYPREGVGLAIPGRWKRSLRDADRAIELGVRVRVVKGEWIDPDHPGIDLREGYLGIIRRLAGKAAFVGVATHDAPLAREAMRILAEAGTPFEQEFVYPLPIEAALREGAPYGAGARLYIPYGEAWLPYSLKRAIKSPKTLYWLGRDLIGGRNFVLPSLDPAQMPAAPVAN; from the coding sequence ATGCGCGAAGCTCTCAAGTCCATTCTCGGTCCGGTTCTGAAGCGGGCAACCAGCAAGTACGTGGCCGGCGAAACTCTGGAAGATGCTGCCGAGCTGGCCTTGCGTGCCGGCCAGCAGAACCTGCGCTGCACCTTGTGTTACTGGAACGACGGAACCGAAGACCCCGAAATTGTCGTGCGCGAATATTCGAGGATCCTCTCGCTGGTCGGCGAGGGTCGCATCAATGGCGCGCTCGCCGCCAAACTGCCCGCGCTCAAGGAGCGGGAGGACTTGGTCGAACAAGTCGTCGCGCAGGCCCGCAAGGTCGGTGCTCCGGTCATATTCGATGCCCACGCGCCGCCGCAGACGGACGACACGCTCAAGGCTCTCGAGCGCTATCCGCGCGAGGGTGTCGGCCTTGCCATTCCCGGTCGCTGGAAGCGCAGTCTGCGCGATGCCGACCGTGCTATCGAGCTGGGCGTGCGCGTGCGGGTGGTCAAGGGCGAGTGGATCGATCCCGACCATCCCGGTATCGACTTGCGCGAAGGGTATCTCGGCATCATCAGGCGTCTTGCCGGAAAGGCCGCCTTCGTGGGCGTCGCCACCCACGATGCGCCGCTTGCGCGAGAGGCCATGCGCATCCTTGCCGAGGCGGGAACGCCGTTCGAGCAGGAGTTCGTCTATCCGCTGCCTATCGAGGCTGCCCTGCGCGAAGGCGCGCCTTACGGGGCCGGGGCACGGCTGTACATTCCCTATGGCGAAGCCTGGCTGCCCTATTCGCTCAAGCGCGCGATCAAGAGCCCGAAGACGCTTTACTGGCTGGGCCGTGACCTGATCGGCGGCAGGAACTTCGTGCTGCCGTCGCTGGACCCGGCGCAGATGCCCGCAGCGCCGGTCGCGAACTGA
- a CDS encoding glycosyltransferase family 4 protein: MTAIDQVVVINDFASASRGGATVIALEAVRLYRRLGYPVTYICGDAPTSRLSDMGVTQVTLGSDALLDLPARRALMQGLHNPTAERMVADWIRDNDTHGTVYHLNNWSQILSPSIFRALREVEDRLIVTCHDFFNICPNGGFSHFPSATPCQHRSLSAQCLASQCDRISSARKYWRALRHMRLNSVARFAENRATFTFLHDRMLEKFASSGFRAPNRVAIPNPAQAWTEERVAAERNEGFLFVGRLGHDKGADLAIKAAVAAGQKITLIGSGQLGTTEARRSKYARVIGWQDREGIAEIARQCRAIIVPSRVTEPFGLVILEAAMSGLPVILASHAYLADDAVRLGFARTFNIDRFDKLANLMGELATDDELVEGMSRAGFADAHSLCHTPDSWIGAFIDIFEEKLQQSGRVREPALRQSFA; this comes from the coding sequence ATGACTGCGATCGATCAAGTGGTCGTCATCAACGACTTTGCCTCTGCATCGCGCGGAGGCGCAACCGTTATCGCGCTGGAGGCGGTCAGGCTCTATCGCCGGCTGGGATACCCGGTAACCTATATCTGCGGCGATGCGCCGACATCGCGGCTGAGCGACATGGGCGTGACGCAGGTGACCTTGGGATCGGACGCATTGCTCGACCTCCCGGCGCGCCGTGCGCTGATGCAGGGGCTGCACAATCCCACTGCCGAGCGCATGGTTGCCGACTGGATCCGCGACAACGATACCCACGGCACGGTCTATCACCTGAACAACTGGTCGCAGATCCTGTCCCCTTCCATCTTCCGCGCATTGCGCGAGGTGGAGGACCGGCTGATCGTGACCTGTCACGACTTCTTCAACATCTGTCCCAATGGCGGATTTAGCCATTTCCCGAGCGCTACGCCGTGCCAGCACCGCTCGCTCTCGGCGCAATGCCTCGCGAGCCAGTGCGACCGGATCAGCAGCGCGCGCAAGTATTGGCGCGCATTGCGGCACATGCGTTTGAACAGTGTTGCGCGTTTTGCCGAAAATCGCGCGACCTTCACTTTCCTGCATGACCGGATGCTGGAGAAATTCGCCAGCAGTGGATTTCGGGCCCCGAACAGGGTCGCGATCCCCAATCCCGCGCAGGCCTGGACCGAGGAGCGGGTGGCGGCGGAGCGCAACGAGGGCTTTCTCTTCGTCGGCCGGCTTGGCCACGACAAGGGCGCCGACCTTGCGATCAAGGCGGCCGTTGCTGCCGGACAGAAAATCACCCTGATCGGCAGCGGCCAACTCGGGACCACAGAAGCGCGCAGGAGCAAGTACGCGCGCGTCATCGGCTGGCAGGACCGGGAAGGCATCGCCGAAATAGCCAGGCAATGCCGCGCGATCATCGTACCGAGCAGGGTCACCGAACCTTTCGGGCTCGTGATTCTCGAGGCGGCGATGAGCGGGCTTCCGGTCATTCTGGCATCGCATGCCTACCTCGCCGACGATGCGGTCCGGCTGGGCTTTGCCAGGACCTTCAACATCGATCGCTTCGACAAGCTGGCGAACCTGATGGGAGAGCTGGCGACCGACGACGAACTGGTCGAAGGCATGAGCCGGGCGGGCTTTGCAGATGCCCATTCGCTCTGTCACACGCCCGACAGCTGGATCGGCGCGTTCATCGATATCTTCGAGGAAAAGTTGCAACAGTCAGGGCGCGTGCGCGAACCGGCCCTGCGGCAATCCTTTGCGTGA
- a CDS encoding glycosyltransferase family A protein: MTDRAEKVTLSLPVFNGSDYIADAIESILGQTLTDFRLYVTDNASHDDTPDIVSSYARKDSRVVLVRNKENIGAAANYNLGFTYRAGKYFKWCAHDDRLSPNYLEACVDALEARPDVGLAYGRTLQISPKDEIFEIPEYETPSIDNDDPAQRFRQTIALSKTCFPIFGVFRPELLERSMLHRSYYGSDRALLAEMAILGKFLLVEDAVFYNREHEERSINIDDKLQRSLWQTGRKSRSAAAEHIQLASHLFRIASRHGDVVAPYRLWAGLIRRSLTPVELGRYSLELAGMISPKMAAFLKRNFAGQIGPRQLKQVVFK; this comes from the coding sequence ATGACTGATAGAGCTGAAAAAGTAACATTATCTCTGCCAGTATTTAATGGTTCAGATTACATAGCCGACGCTATAGAATCTATTCTCGGTCAGACGCTCACCGATTTCAGGTTGTACGTTACAGACAACGCCTCCCATGACGACACACCGGATATTGTCTCTTCCTACGCCCGCAAGGACAGCCGCGTCGTTCTGGTGAGGAATAAGGAAAACATCGGCGCCGCCGCGAACTACAACTTGGGTTTCACCTACCGGGCCGGGAAGTACTTCAAGTGGTGCGCGCACGACGATCGCCTCAGCCCCAACTATCTCGAAGCCTGCGTGGATGCACTGGAAGCGCGCCCCGACGTAGGTCTGGCTTACGGCAGGACCTTGCAGATCAGCCCCAAGGACGAGATTTTCGAGATTCCGGAATACGAGACGCCCTCGATCGACAATGACGATCCGGCGCAGCGCTTCAGGCAGACGATAGCCCTGTCGAAGACCTGCTTCCCGATCTTCGGGGTGTTTCGGCCCGAGCTGCTGGAGCGTTCGATGCTTCATCGCTCCTACTACGGATCGGACCGCGCGTTGCTGGCCGAAATGGCAATCCTGGGCAAGTTCCTGCTGGTCGAGGATGCGGTGTTCTACAACCGCGAACACGAAGAACGCTCGATCAACATCGACGACAAGCTGCAGCGCAGTCTCTGGCAGACGGGGCGCAAGAGCCGCAGCGCCGCGGCCGAGCACATCCAGCTGGCGTCCCATCTGTTCCGGATCGCATCGCGGCACGGCGATGTCGTGGCGCCCTATCGGCTCTGGGCGGGCCTGATCCGCCGCAGCCTGACGCCGGTGGAACTGGGCCGTTATTCGCTGGAACTGGCCGGCATGATCTCGCCGAAGATGGCCGCATTCCTCAAGCGCAATTTCGCCGGGCAGATCGGCCCCCGCCAGCTCAAACAGGTGGTGTTCAAATGA
- the rfbF gene encoding glucose-1-phosphate cytidylyltransferase, translating into MTMHDFSKVRVGILAGGLGSRLSEETETRPKPMVEIGGMPMLWHIMMIYSHYGFNDFSVALGYKGEFIKRWFHEHFSVSGSVSLSTRTGELVRHSPDCAPNWNVDLVETGMKAGTGGRIKKLAPWLGDNTMMVTWGDGVADIDIPKLLAFHKSHGKLATLTAVRPPARYGHLEFDGDRITCFAEKPQLGEGWINGAFFVLEPGVMDYIDSEEEMFEQNPLSRLAQDGQLMAYRHTSFWQCMDTMREKQILNDYWMSGQAPWKLWRDTVHESPADWASGVHRDSAGSPLARASA; encoded by the coding sequence ATGACTATGCATGATTTCTCCAAGGTGAGAGTAGGCATCCTGGCCGGCGGCTTGGGTTCGCGACTGTCGGAAGAGACCGAAACCCGGCCCAAGCCGATGGTCGAGATCGGCGGCATGCCGATGCTCTGGCACATCATGATGATCTACAGCCACTATGGCTTCAACGACTTCAGCGTTGCGCTGGGCTACAAGGGCGAATTCATCAAGCGCTGGTTCCACGAGCATTTCTCGGTCTCCGGATCGGTGTCGTTGAGCACGCGGACTGGTGAACTGGTGCGCCATTCGCCCGACTGCGCGCCCAACTGGAACGTCGACCTCGTTGAAACCGGCATGAAGGCCGGCACCGGCGGACGCATCAAGAAGCTGGCGCCCTGGCTGGGCGACAACACGATGATGGTCACATGGGGCGACGGCGTGGCCGATATCGACATTCCTAAGCTGCTGGCGTTCCACAAGTCGCACGGCAAGCTCGCCACGCTGACCGCGGTCCGCCCGCCGGCACGCTACGGCCACCTCGAATTCGACGGCGACAGGATCACCTGCTTTGCCGAGAAGCCGCAGCTTGGCGAAGGCTGGATCAACGGCGCGTTCTTCGTGCTGGAGCCGGGCGTGATGGATTACATCGACAGCGAGGAGGAGATGTTCGAGCAGAACCCGCTCTCCCGTCTGGCGCAGGACGGCCAGCTCATGGCCTACCGCCACACCTCGTTCTGGCAGTGCATGGATACCATGCGTGAAAAGCAGATTCTCAACGATTACTGGATGTCGGGCCAGGCGCCCTGGAAACTCTGGAGGGATACGGTTCATGAAAGTCCTGCTGACTGGGCATCTGGGGTACATCGGGACAGTGCTGGCTCCCCGCTTGCTAGAGCGAGCGCATGA